A region from the Kribbella shirazensis genome encodes:
- the nuoE gene encoding NADH-quinone oxidoreductase subunit NuoE — MAENHTTATDKTVPYSTGDSKISEATLAEMREIAARYPVARSALLPMLHLVQSVEGRVTPEGIEACAEVLGLTGAEVSAVATFYTMYKRRPVGDYHVGVCTNTLCAVMGGDLIFDRLKQHLDVGNDETTEDGKITLEHLECNAACDYAPVMMVNWEFFDDMTPESATQLVDDLREGNEVKSPRGATICTWREAERVLAGFPDGRADEGPTGGKATLAGLRLARERNWTAPNGNGGAPAPLDAVPGPRPEDQPGRESQAVHSDDTRKEG, encoded by the coding sequence ATGGCCGAGAACCACACGACTGCTACCGACAAGACGGTGCCGTACAGCACCGGCGACTCGAAGATCTCCGAGGCCACGCTCGCCGAGATGCGCGAGATCGCGGCCCGGTACCCGGTCGCCCGGTCCGCGCTGCTGCCGATGCTGCACCTGGTGCAGTCGGTCGAGGGCCGGGTCACCCCGGAGGGCATCGAGGCGTGCGCCGAGGTGCTCGGGCTGACCGGCGCCGAGGTGTCGGCGGTGGCCACCTTCTACACGATGTACAAGCGCCGTCCGGTCGGCGACTACCACGTCGGCGTCTGCACCAACACGCTCTGCGCGGTGATGGGCGGCGACCTGATCTTCGACCGGCTCAAGCAGCACCTCGACGTCGGCAACGACGAGACCACCGAGGACGGCAAGATCACCCTCGAGCACCTCGAGTGCAACGCCGCCTGCGACTACGCGCCGGTGATGATGGTCAACTGGGAGTTCTTCGACGACATGACGCCGGAGTCCGCGACCCAGCTGGTCGACGACCTGCGCGAGGGCAACGAGGTGAAGTCGCCGCGCGGTGCGACGATCTGCACCTGGCGGGAGGCCGAGCGGGTACTGGCCGGCTTCCCCGACGGCCGCGCCGACGAGGGCCCGACCGGCGGCAAGGCCACGCTGGCCGGCCTCCGCCTGGCCCGCGAGCGCAACTGGACCGCGCCGAACGGCAACGGCGGCGCCCCGGCCCCGCTGGACGCCGTCCCCGGGCCGCGTCCGGAGGACCAGCCCGGCCGCGAGTCGCAGGCCGTGCACAGTGACGACACCCGGAAGGAGGGCTGA
- a CDS encoding NADH-quinone oxidoreductase subunit D: protein MTTTDPYATTRDTTEGKVFTVTGQDWDSVVSGLGEEPEERVVVNMGPQHPSTHGVLRLILELDGENVTEARCGIGYLHTGIEKNMEFRSWTQGVTFCTRMDYLSPFYNEAAYCLSVERLLGIEDQIPEKANVMRVLLMELNRISSHLVCIATGGMEIGALTVMTIGFREREKTLDLFELITGLRMNHAFIRPGGVAQDLPPGALDEIREYITWMNKHLKEYAELCNANPIFKARLQDVGYLDLAGCMALGISGPTVRSTGYALDLRKSQPYCGYETYDFDVPTWDSSDAYGRFRVRLQEMHESLKIVEQCADRLEKMDGQPVMVADKKIGWPSQLAVGADGMGNSLDHIKHIMGESMEALIHHFKLVTEGFRVPAGQAYVAIESPRGEMGAHVVSDGGTKPYRVHFRDPSFANLQAMPIMCEGGQVADVIVAVASLDPVMGGVDR from the coding sequence ATGACCACTACAGACCCGTACGCGACCACCCGGGACACCACCGAGGGCAAGGTCTTCACCGTCACCGGCCAGGACTGGGACTCGGTCGTCTCCGGTCTCGGCGAGGAGCCGGAAGAGCGCGTCGTCGTCAACATGGGCCCGCAGCACCCGTCCACGCACGGTGTGCTCCGGCTGATCCTCGAGCTCGACGGTGAGAACGTGACCGAGGCCCGCTGCGGCATCGGCTACCTGCACACCGGCATCGAGAAGAACATGGAGTTCCGCTCCTGGACGCAGGGCGTCACGTTCTGCACCCGGATGGACTACCTGTCGCCGTTCTACAACGAGGCGGCGTACTGCCTGTCGGTCGAGCGGCTGCTCGGGATCGAGGACCAGATCCCGGAGAAGGCCAACGTGATGCGTGTGCTCCTCATGGAGCTCAACCGGATCAGCAGCCACCTGGTGTGTATCGCCACCGGCGGTATGGAGATCGGCGCGCTGACCGTGATGACGATCGGCTTCCGCGAGCGGGAGAAGACGCTGGACCTGTTCGAGCTGATCACCGGCCTGCGGATGAACCACGCGTTCATCCGGCCGGGCGGTGTCGCGCAGGACCTCCCGCCGGGTGCGCTGGACGAGATCCGCGAGTACATCACGTGGATGAACAAGCACCTCAAGGAGTACGCCGAGCTCTGCAACGCGAACCCGATCTTCAAGGCCCGCCTGCAGGACGTCGGCTACCTGGACCTGGCCGGCTGCATGGCGCTCGGCATCTCCGGCCCGACGGTGCGCTCCACCGGGTACGCCCTGGACCTGCGCAAGAGCCAGCCGTACTGCGGGTACGAGACGTACGACTTCGACGTACCGACCTGGGACTCCTCCGACGCGTACGGGCGCTTCCGCGTCCGGCTGCAGGAGATGCACGAGTCGCTGAAGATCGTCGAGCAGTGCGCCGACCGGCTGGAGAAGATGGACGGGCAGCCGGTGATGGTCGCCGACAAGAAGATCGGCTGGCCGAGTCAGCTGGCCGTCGGCGCCGACGGGATGGGCAACTCGCTCGACCACATCAAGCACATCATGGGCGAGTCGATGGAAGCGCTGATCCATCACTTCAAGCTGGTCACCGAGGGCTTCCGGGTGCCGGCCGGCCAGGCGTACGTGGCGATCGAGTCGCCGCGCGGCGAGATGGGTGCGCACGTCGTCTCCGACGGCGGCACCAAGCCGTACCGGGTGCACTTCCGTGACCCGTCCTTCGCAAACCTGCAGGCGATGCCGATCATGTGCGAGGGCGGCCAGGTCGCCGACGTGATCGTCGCCGTCGCCAGCCTTGACCCGGTGATGGGTGGAGTGGACCGCTAA